CGCCTACGCCAAGATGGATGACCGGCTCACCTTGTTCGCGGAGCAAGCGGGCCTGCTCGCTCAGGCGCAAGGTTGGCGAAGGTGCGATGGACCGGGCCATCTGACTGAGATTCATGGACGCAGGTTCCTCCTGAGTGTATGCGACGCCAGACGCGAGACCTAGTGTAAATACTCCGCGTGCTTGGAGCCACTGCGCGCAAAACAGTGCGCAGGGTCCATACGTTATAACATCAAACGCTTGCGGAAGGTTCTCGCCCTGGTGGAGTCGTCAGGAGGTCAACCTGGGGTGCTGCGTCCGGTTGGCCTGCCGTGGACAGTAGTGTGAGCTGGGGTGTAAACGGCGTCCAATCCAAGTTGGGTCCATTTTAGTGTACCTGTACAGCGCAAGGATATGTGGATTATCGACAACTGCGTTTGCGGCAGCGCGCGTGCAGCAGTGTGGTCCAGCGCGCTTGACCAGGTGGCCTATGCAAACTACCGACACGTGGCCTACCGTAATTCCCCCCGATCATCTCATGTAGAGGCCCGGCATTTCCTCTAAAGTTATAGACGTAAGCTGATGAAGGGAATGACACATCACCCTTAGCACCAAACGCGATGTGACTGAAATTCAATGTAACGGGTTCCGTAGCGAACACACGAAGGGAGATTGTAAGATGTTAAGTTGGGCGTTGGCTTTCCTGGTGATTGCGATCATCGCAGCGATTTTCGGTTTTGGTGGTATTGCGGGCGCTGCGGCGTCAATCGCACAAATCCTGTTCTTCGTATTCCTGGTCCTGTTTGTGGTCGCGCTGCTGTTTGGCCGCCGAGTCATTACCTGACCCGACGGAACGGATTGTATTGGAACGTGGGCGCATAGGCACAGAGATGAGTTGGTAGCGCGCCCGCAGACGATAATGAACCAGTGGGCAGGGCACCCGAAGGGTGCTCTGTCCGTTTTTGTTTTATGGGTCACGCTTGGAGGTAGGCCTATCTCTGATATAATGAGGGCGAGACCTTTTGCCGCCTTTCCCTCTGGATGTCGTTAATGACCGCACTGTTCCCCATCATCATCTTGAATGGCCGCCCGGCTGCGGGTAAAAGTGAATTGCTGGCCTATCTGCGCTCCCTGCCTGCGGACCAACGGCGCGAGCGCCATCACATCGGCGAGCTGCACGAGATCGACGACTTCCCCATGCTGTGGACGTGGTTCGAGGAAGACGCCCTGCTGGAAGATAAATTCGGGCGGGCGCGCCTGCACACCACGCCCGACGGCGATTTTCTATACG
This sequence is a window from Aggregatilinea lenta. Protein-coding genes within it:
- a CDS encoding DUF1328 family protein, which codes for MLSWALAFLVIAIIAAIFGFGGIAGAAASIAQILFFVFLVLFVVALLFGRRVIT